Proteins from a single region of Haemorhous mexicanus isolate bHaeMex1 chromosome 4, bHaeMex1.pri, whole genome shotgun sequence:
- the TRMT9B gene encoding probable tRNA methyltransferase 9B isoform X2 codes for MFLESKLYGMEHEATQLEKQHVHSVYENTAAYFSDLQTKAWPRVRNFLLEQKPGSLVVDIGCGTGKYLSVNSQVYNLGCDYCEGLVEIAKKKGDEVLVCDNLNLPFRDQCFNAVISIGVIHHFSTKQRRIKAIKEMARILTPGGQIMIYVWAMEQKNRRFEKQDVFVPWNKALCSRHFSESNQSGEKGEFVHSAKGQDIHPAQLVISECSCQNNLQPEADPKHPRSVDRCLPTACCMKISEEENRFYSALGRSFRSWFFSRSLDESALRKQSDKMKHLKHEGVWANSAVPIQHSRHCSLDLGHHGALLNEQSLDDDDDVFVESLSLKKPQWSPATDALKDLSLNGGHQSVAQSKGDRASFINGPVEDKDCICDCNKDGAGKSDASKFFKRTSTTDSTDSALDSAVSVGDQTDAMLDTKAFMRYYHVFREGELSSLVEENVPELQILSSCYDHGNWCIIAERRGT; via the exons GATGGAACATGAGGCTACCCAGCTAGAGAAGCAGCACGTGCACAGTGTGTATGAAAATACAGCTGCCTACTTCAGTGACCTGCAGACCAAAGCATGGCCTCGTGTTCGGAACTTCCTGCTGGAACAAAAGCCTGGCAGTCTCGTGGTTGATATAG GTTGTGGAACTGGAAAGTATCTCAGTGTCAACAGTCAAGTGTATAATCTGGGCTGTGATTACTGTGAAGGACTGGTAGAAATTGCAAAGAAGAAAGGTGATGAGGTTCTGGTGTGTGACAACCTTAACCTTCCCTTTAGGGATCAGTGCTTCAATGCAGTCATTTCAATTGGAG tgATACATCATTTCTCAACTAAACAAAGGAGGATCAAAGCAATAAAGGAAATGGCAAGGATATTGACACCTGGAGGCCAAATAATGATTTATGTTTGGGCTATGGAACAAAAGAATCGTCGCTTTGAGAAACAAGATGTATTTGTTCCATGGAACAAGGCCTTGTGCTCGCGCCATTTTTCAGAATCAAATCAATCTGGAGAGAAGGGTGAGTTTGTCCATAGTGCAAAAGGCCAAGACATACACCCTGCACAGCTCGTCATCTCTGagtgcagctgccaaaacaATCTGCAGCCAGAAGCGGATCCAAAACATCCCCGCAGTGTGGACCGTTGCTTACCCACAGCCTGCTGCATGAAAAtttctgaggaagaaaacagattttacaGTGCTCTAGGAAGATCTTTCCGCTCATGGTTTTTCTCCAGATCACTTGATGAATCAGCCCTGAGAAAGCAAAGTGACAAAATGAAGCACCTGAAACATGAAGGAGTGTGGGCCAACAGTGCCGTACCCATCCAGCATTCACGGCACTGCAGTTTGGATTTGGGTCACCATGGGGCACTGTTAAATGAACAGAGTttagatgatgatgatgacgtGTTTGTGGAAAGCCTGTCTCTCAAAAAGCCACAGTGGTCACCAGCCACAGATGCACTGAAGGATTTAAGTTTAAACGGAGGACACCAAAGTGTAGCTCAGAGCAAGGGGGACAGAGCTTCATTTATAAATGGCCCAGTGGAAGACAAGGACTGCATCTGTGATTGTAATAAAGACGGTGCTGGTAAGTCTGATGCCAGCAAGTTTTTCAAAAGAACTTCAACAACTGACTCCACTGACTCAGCTTTGGATTCAGCAGTGTCTGTTGGGGACCAAACTGATGCCATGTTGGATACAAAGGCCTTCATGCGTTATTACCATGTTTTTCGGGAAGGAGAGCTGAGTTCTCTGGTAGAAGAGAATGTGCCTGAGCTTCAGATACTTTCTTCCTGCTATGACCATGGGAACTGGTGCATTAttgcagagagaagaggaacATAG
- the TRMT9B gene encoding probable tRNA methyltransferase 9B isoform X1, protein MEPPPPRRGSRMEHEATQLEKQHVHSVYENTAAYFSDLQTKAWPRVRNFLLEQKPGSLVVDIGCGTGKYLSVNSQVYNLGCDYCEGLVEIAKKKGDEVLVCDNLNLPFRDQCFNAVISIGVIHHFSTKQRRIKAIKEMARILTPGGQIMIYVWAMEQKNRRFEKQDVFVPWNKALCSRHFSESNQSGEKGEFVHSAKGQDIHPAQLVISECSCQNNLQPEADPKHPRSVDRCLPTACCMKISEEENRFYSALGRSFRSWFFSRSLDESALRKQSDKMKHLKHEGVWANSAVPIQHSRHCSLDLGHHGALLNEQSLDDDDDVFVESLSLKKPQWSPATDALKDLSLNGGHQSVAQSKGDRASFINGPVEDKDCICDCNKDGAGKSDASKFFKRTSTTDSTDSALDSAVSVGDQTDAMLDTKAFMRYYHVFREGELSSLVEENVPELQILSSCYDHGNWCIIAERRGT, encoded by the exons GATGGAACATGAGGCTACCCAGCTAGAGAAGCAGCACGTGCACAGTGTGTATGAAAATACAGCTGCCTACTTCAGTGACCTGCAGACCAAAGCATGGCCTCGTGTTCGGAACTTCCTGCTGGAACAAAAGCCTGGCAGTCTCGTGGTTGATATAG GTTGTGGAACTGGAAAGTATCTCAGTGTCAACAGTCAAGTGTATAATCTGGGCTGTGATTACTGTGAAGGACTGGTAGAAATTGCAAAGAAGAAAGGTGATGAGGTTCTGGTGTGTGACAACCTTAACCTTCCCTTTAGGGATCAGTGCTTCAATGCAGTCATTTCAATTGGAG tgATACATCATTTCTCAACTAAACAAAGGAGGATCAAAGCAATAAAGGAAATGGCAAGGATATTGACACCTGGAGGCCAAATAATGATTTATGTTTGGGCTATGGAACAAAAGAATCGTCGCTTTGAGAAACAAGATGTATTTGTTCCATGGAACAAGGCCTTGTGCTCGCGCCATTTTTCAGAATCAAATCAATCTGGAGAGAAGGGTGAGTTTGTCCATAGTGCAAAAGGCCAAGACATACACCCTGCACAGCTCGTCATCTCTGagtgcagctgccaaaacaATCTGCAGCCAGAAGCGGATCCAAAACATCCCCGCAGTGTGGACCGTTGCTTACCCACAGCCTGCTGCATGAAAAtttctgaggaagaaaacagattttacaGTGCTCTAGGAAGATCTTTCCGCTCATGGTTTTTCTCCAGATCACTTGATGAATCAGCCCTGAGAAAGCAAAGTGACAAAATGAAGCACCTGAAACATGAAGGAGTGTGGGCCAACAGTGCCGTACCCATCCAGCATTCACGGCACTGCAGTTTGGATTTGGGTCACCATGGGGCACTGTTAAATGAACAGAGTttagatgatgatgatgacgtGTTTGTGGAAAGCCTGTCTCTCAAAAAGCCACAGTGGTCACCAGCCACAGATGCACTGAAGGATTTAAGTTTAAACGGAGGACACCAAAGTGTAGCTCAGAGCAAGGGGGACAGAGCTTCATTTATAAATGGCCCAGTGGAAGACAAGGACTGCATCTGTGATTGTAATAAAGACGGTGCTGGTAAGTCTGATGCCAGCAAGTTTTTCAAAAGAACTTCAACAACTGACTCCACTGACTCAGCTTTGGATTCAGCAGTGTCTGTTGGGGACCAAACTGATGCCATGTTGGATACAAAGGCCTTCATGCGTTATTACCATGTTTTTCGGGAAGGAGAGCTGAGTTCTCTGGTAGAAGAGAATGTGCCTGAGCTTCAGATACTTTCTTCCTGCTATGACCATGGGAACTGGTGCATTAttgcagagagaagaggaacATAG